CAGCCAGTGGTGTCCTACAGAACACAAAAGCTGCCCGGCAGCGGTCCTACGTTCTCTCTGCAGCCAAGAAATATGAGTAAGTTCCAGGTGCCATTGTACCAAGAATGCAGTAATACTCTAGCTGCTTACAGGAGAGGTGAAgcactcacacagtcacacagatcACACAGTCTATCAGACAGATGACAATGCAGAGGTGGAAGACAGTACAACTTGCATGCTGTACAGCCTTTGGGACTGAAATATGACTTATGGCATATCTAGTTCTTAACAGTGGATGAGTTTACAAGGGCACAATTTCAGCCCATTGACATTAGATGTAATATAATCCATTGGACATCAGTTAGCCTGGCAAGTCAGACCCACATCAAGCTgtcgctagggtgtgtctataTTTCTAGGTTAGACATCAGTGGCATTTCCCATTATTATGGTTGTCCTGCTGTTTCCAAAAATGCTGGTATTTCCACATTCTATTCAATCAGATCCACAAGCAAACCAGAATCTCCTCCGGAGAGCACTACCACATCATTTGTGGCTAAAAGGTACACAATCTAAACTAtccattcttgtgtgtgtgtgtgtgtgttactctcaGTATTCTCCTACTGCGGTTGTTCTGTCTGCAACTTAGTGAGTGTTGCCAAGTTACTAAGGCACTAACCATAGTGATATCGTACTCTAATTATTTAATGTGGACATAAACGATTAAACTGCTGGATGAACTTGGACAGGGTGGAGATCAGCGACGATGAGGCCGATACTCCACAGGAGCCCGTCTCACCGCCTCCCGCTCCTGTTAAACGTGTCTCTGCACCAGAGCCCACTCCACCACCGCCCACTCTACCAGAGCCCACTCCACCACCGCCCACTCTACCAGAGCCCTCTCCACCCCCGCCCACTCTACCAGAGCCCACTCCACCCCCGCCCACTCTACCAGAGCCCACTCCACCACCGCCCACTCTACCAGAGCCCACTCCACCCCCGCCCACTCTACCAGAGCCCACTCCACCCCCGCCCACTCTACCAGAGCCCTCTCCACCCCCGCCCACTCTACCAGAGCCCACTCCACCACCGCCCACTCTACCAGAGCCCACTCCACCCCCGCCCACTCTACCAGAGCCCACTCCACCCCCGCCCACTCTACCGGCCAGGTGAGTCAGGCAGACCCACCCAGGCCTGTGGCGCTGCTCAGAACTCCCTCATATCATATGTGAATGTCCAGAGGACGGTGCattcatgtgtctgtgtttgtgtgtgtcaccagCGTGAAGAAAGAGTTTCCCCCAGTGGTAGTGACCCCCAAGCCGCTACCCCAAGAGCGTATTCCTGAGCCTCCGGCTGAACAGAGGTGATGCAGTactacatacatgtatacattgcattgcattttaatgcatttcataagTGTAAGTATTAAATGATTGGCTCGTTTTGTCTCCCCCCAGTGCTGAAACGCTAAGTGCTTTGTCAGACACCCTCATATCTTTCAACACGGAACATACCAGGTAAAACTTCCTTAACGACACACCCATGGCTACAAAAACAAAAGCATGAAAACAAAGGACAAACACAACAGAGATACTGTTGTTATGGCTGTTTCATCTGTGTAGTCTCTGAGCCTCATTTTTTACCCCTCATTTTCCACAGTCCAAAACAAAAGCAGGAAGTCACTCCAGTGGTTGATTTGATCTCCAGCCCTGTTAAAGACCGGTAGGCACCAGCATCACTCAGCACCTCCTCTGTGTTCTCTGTCTGCTGCCTTATCGTGGGATCGCACACCTCTGCTGACCACAGGAGACCACCTTAGTCTGGTCATAGACAGGCACATTGAATTGATGATATCACTCGTCTCATGGCTCTCACTGCCAGTAGTGCATATACGTTTTTTCACTGTCCATGATTGCATGTTAATAAAATGACTGCGATTCTCTTTacagcataacacacacaaagccagtaTTGTTTGAAGAGACAAAGACAGTGGAAACCAGGTAGTTAAAATCAAGAAGATAATTTTATTCAATGGCTCAAATGCTCATTTAAGTCTTTCTGTATCTGTATAATCTGATTTGTTTTGATTTGCTTAATTTTGCAGTGTTGTTCCTGAACCCATCCCTGAGCCAAGTAGTGACCTCCATAATGATGACCTTGTTTCCCTTGCACAgaggtttgtgtgagagagtgatgtTTATCCTAGAAACACTTGGACTGAATATTCTATTTGTAGATTGAATTTATGGTAAATGCATGCATGGTTATGGCTACAGTAATGTTAACTGTTATTTTGTCTTCCTGCCATAATCTTCACATAATCCACATAGTGGGAAAGTCTCTCCTCTTAGTATAGAGGACTTGAATCCAGAGACTATTCAGACTTCTATTCTTAAAATCACAATTGTCATAAAAATCACAATTGTCATGAGATATTTGTGAAAGACAGTCAAGATGATGCGTCTCCCGACACCTTTCTACCCTTGTGTAACTCTTTCATGTTGCTACCTGTTTTGTCAGCGGAGATGTGGAGCAGGTGGACACTCCTCCTAGCAGCCCCCCAGCGTGGAGTCAGGATCTCCTGGGGCCCGAGAGGTAAGAGCTTCACCAGACACGATTCACTGATGCTCAGACATGAGGAGAGAGTCGAATTTAATGTGAATATAATGGACTTTCCTCAGCGTTCCTGCCCAGACAAAGAAGACTACTGGAGCACTTGACCTGCTCGCTGATGACGTCATCCCAATTGATACAAAACGCACCAGGTCAGAGGAATGAGATATTTTGTGTATATTTCTCTGATCATCTTTTGTTTTAGAACTATGTTAGATAATTTacatctctcttcatttctctctctctagcctctCTAGCACAGACGACCTACTGAGGTATGATAAATATATGCAGCCTTCCTATTTCATGGGCTATATGCAGAGATAGAATTTCGTTCTCATTTACTCTTTTGTTGATCAGTCCCACAGAAACCATCACCATAACCACCAAAACTACAATCATTACTGAAGACAGGTATGGCAGTCTTCTATTTCTGATACATGAGGGTGTTCGGCCATTGTCTTGTACATTAACTTTTCAAATTAGCTTCACTGAAGAGTTATAGTGGCCAAACATAGTGTGATTTTAATTCAAGACCATGTTTAATGCTTGTCAATGACAAAGTGTTGGATCACTCACATTGATTACACTGTTAAATAACAGTCATAAACAACTGAAACAAACAGTGCACAGTGTTACTTTTCCCTGTACTGTTTCAAATACTTCAGCTAAGGCTAACCATTGATGTTAATTTTAATATATCTGACCTACTGTATAGCTGTGAAAAgagtgacatttttttttctttttgttttagtTCTGTTGATCCATTTGATCCTTTCCCAAAAGAGACCATGCCCATTAAGAGGTAATTATGTTATCTTTTTGGTAACAGTTTAGAGGGACTAACAAATAATACGTAACAAATATCGTGACTGCAGCAATAACACACACTGTTCAAATTCTAGCCCTGTGAAGCTGTTTGATGTACTCAACACAAAAACCAGGTAAGAAACTTTGTTTATCTTATCTGTACGATAAAAAAACAGCATAAGCACTGATCCTTGTTCTGTGATATATAACATTCCAAATACAATTGCTTGGGTACTGTTACTAATGTGTTTGAACCATGATTGTCATGTTAACTGACTTCGGCCTATAGCCTGACCGATGCTATCATTCCTATAAGCCCATGAAATTAAAGCTTATTCTTATCATGTGACACCTCTACAGTTCCCCAGAGCCTGTCTCCCCTCCTAGTCCCATTCCTGATGACAGGTGAGACCTGTCTAGTCCATACACGTGCATTTCAATAGGGATTCTTTTAAAAGTTACTTCTGGTATCTAAATGACTATAGGCTGCTTGCTGATGTATTTTTGTTTCTTGCTATACCAAATGACAGCATGCCCACCGATGCGCTTGTGAGCCTAGCTGATGATGTCATCCCTATCGACACAAACACCACAAGGTATGGCAACAGCAAACTTAAAGCAGTCCTGGCTCTCTCTCCTATTACATAGACAGACGTATGACAGTCCGACCATTGTGTTTGACTTtactcctttctccctctcagacTCATTACTAACAGAGATTGGGAACGCTTTGACACCAAAACTGAAAGGTAGGGAAGAAAACAAAGTAGGTTTGATGGAAAGATAATATCTGAACCTTTTGACCAACcgtttgttctgtgtgtgtgtgtgtgtgtgtgtgtgtcacagtgaggaggaggaggaacctGCTGCCAGTGCTGATATGGTCTCAGTTCGATATGAGAGGAAGTGAGTATGGGCATCTCCAGTGGATTCTGTGACATTTTTTGAAATCCATCCATTTAATTGGCTGAAGCAGAGGTGCTGGAGGGGGCACCAGGGCAACATAATTTCAATGTCACTCTGCCTGTTGTGTTGCTTCTGGGCTTCGGTGGGGTGTGGGGAATTCCAGCTAGTGACATAACACTCAGAAtctcttatttttcattcatGTGATTTCAGGTACTCTTCACTCTTTACCCTTACGATAAACTCAACATTCAATACTAAAAGTTTGAATTTCTCAGGTCGGAATTGGCTCCGTCTTCCCTGATCATTTGTTTGAGTAATCTATGATTTATGTTTAGGTCTACAGACAATGATTCCCCATGGGATAAATGGACCTCCCCCACTGTTTACAccactaaaacagaagagaggtAGGACCACTGTTACGCCATATGCTCATGCATATTAAATCAGTGTTTGAATAGACCTGATGAGGAACACAGTTACCACCATCACAACACAATATATATGGTCTAAAACAacgtttctcaaagtgtggtccgcaaactatcccaagtggtcggcgagcagatgagttgtttgcaatattgaaccaacttgtatgtaaatccaaacagttcttcAATattgcctatgtaagctacagcagtttaaatcatatgaatcctctgacaaaataagcaaggtgcaaagacagtTAGCAAGGGGGTTCATTGAGTGGGCCTATTGTGCAATATACGGTTGAAGTAGGTCTAGGActaggtttactttttttaaagtggtccgtttttttttttttttttggttaaaGTGTATATgccaaaacatttttgacaaatgaagggacatgaagcaagatagtGAGTAGTGATTTTTCTTGCATTTTCTTTTACACTGATAAGGCCAAAAATGTCCTCTATGACATACCAGTGGTTCACAAGCATGAGCCTGACTGGCAGGGACAAAGTAAAGACAAACAGGCTACGAAATTTAGGTAAATCATGGCCATCAGTGGAAAATTGATTAGGGGTGTGAGTAGGATCGGATCACTATTAGTAGGCCTATCATGGCTTCAAAAGGgcagttgtgttattttccatcacatagGCTTTCATATACAACAAGTTAAGTAGAATCAGTTAGCAAATTAATAGTCTGTCTATAGCTAACATTAGTTGATAAGCAGATGTATATATAAAGAGCAAATGTGTGGTAGCCCATATACACTGATGGTTTTATAGTCAGGTCTCTAAAGCATATATGCCCATGGTTGGCTGAACACAGACTAATGAGTTGCTTACTGATTCTACTTAGTTTAGGCTATATATGTGATGGTAAGTGACACAACTGGCATTTCCAAACATTGCTACATACCCATATCCTCTTCATCACATTTTAAGATCAATAATGGTTGCCAGTGAAGAAAAAATGTATCAGGATTTTTTTATGTCAGGCAGGTAGTAGACCCTAGCATGACATACTGTAATGAAGTCATGTTTTTGGCctcatcagtgtaaaaaaacCTACTGTATGATCCCTTATCCCATGTGTTTTCCATGTGTTTTAATTGACCAACTTTGCTGGACTCCCTCTTATGAGGTCATCATTGTGTCTGGAATGTTTCCTGGAATGTTTATAAATTcagttatagaccctttcaagagagttccattatcagcatcatagttggccccacaaggcttccgttttaacattccatatgttatcttaatgcagaggaagtagattgggacccaaatagaacgttcaagcattgtttttgtttttattgttgaaagggtctataaaaataactgtaattattacacggctcttcataatgctgaagaatgctccattcacttgaatgggccttcccaacgttcggtggtctaattctcaataacagaccgttgctaagtataacagaccgctgtcaaggaaaatgggttttgtgcttctatttcacgtatcacatctttcatatcactacgcaaagACTGGAACtttattcaaaagtgaaagcggaTGGTTGATcaaatgtttgattcaagttcagcgtgtgctgttgcaaactatttgtttctctgcaaaagccacgatgaaacggtaacaaataggctatagcctgggctatgtaggctaaagagtcatatcgtggggagtttattgtttcggtTTGGTAAGTAACCATGTattaagcgggataatgtatagaacgccggtcattattgggaaaataagtcccgacagggcgaacgcacagcggaggggtcttgttccgccctgaagggacttcaGGGTTTCCCAATattatttccattatttcccagtaatgacgggcgttctatacattatcccttacatattgttctattttatttaaagttgatttttcaagaaaaatcactactcactactatcttgcttcatgtcccttcatttgtcaaaacatttttttaacctgacatttacactttaagtggtccttggtctgaaaaagtttgagaaacactggtctaaaaCAATATTTGGTTTTGAGGAACGGGAagccagtaggcctacatgtgaaGACCAAACATATGATGCTCTAGCCACACAAACCAACATTCATTAATGTCGTTGGATCTGGATATAACATGCCTTACCCTATACCTCTGAGTAAAGTCACTTCATGATTTCTatgatttcttttcttttagcaCAATTGATGCTGACCAGGAGAGCACATCATCAGATTCAGAGAAGAAGTAAGTCACAAAATGAGTGTAAAGTACATTTCAAATACTATGGTTCTGCTCCAATTGCCACATATTGGCACCCTTAatcacacactttctttcacaGGGGGATTGTGCTCTTAAAGGAATATGTCGATGACAAAAGGTAAGCCTATGAACAATGAAGAATAGCCACCAGCTACGTTATTTTATGTTGGTAACTAACAATGCACAACTTAGTTGATACGGTTAATTGGTAATATGCCTATTTATTTCTCCCCGCAGAGACTACTCGACACACTCCTCCCTGTATGACTACAGCCGTGACGGGTAACAGTCCTGTTGTTCATACTGAAGCATAAACCATCCATGGCATTGGATTATATTATTAGCTACattgtgaaaaataataattactaATCACAATAAATgtgaacctttttttttcagtaatatGTCTGCCTGTACATACTGTGGAGAGCTTGTCGGCAGTGATGCAAAGATCACTATTGAACATCTCAATATCTCATGCCATCCAACGTGTTTCAAGGTAACCAGCCAAGCATTTCAGAAGAACTAACTGACATAACCCTTCATTTTGTTGGATAAATACTTCAAATTAAGATGTTTTGTTTCCCCAACAGTGTGCCATATGCAGCAGCCCAATGGGAGACTTGCTCTTCAGCATGTTTTTGCACAATGGGATGGTGCACTGTGAGACCTGCTATGCGAATGTGATTTAATGCTCATTACCGGTCATTACCCCCCCGGAAAGATACTACCCATCATCCTAAGAAGACTCgcacagtttgatacttttTCAAATGATACACTTGAGTTGTTTTAAACTGATACTCAGTAAGAACATTACAGTGCAATAAATATGCACTGATGCTGTGGCAATCCTACAAGTATGAGTCAAGTATAGAATGCTTGACTCATACTTTCCAACTCCATTTGAATGAAGTTAATATATCCTTTATGGGATGaagcttttattttcccatacTAATAGAGGATTACTGAAATATCACTGTACTGATTTTACTGTATATTTGACATAAATGAAGGATCTAGAAAAAACTATACGTGTTGTATTGGGAGTGTATCTGCAACATCAGCAAGGCTTTGGGAAACTATCACTGTATAAAGGTGAGGATTTTTGTTACAAGAACATGAGCTCTGTATTCATCCCCACTGCCTTGTGTCTTCTTCCTGCATAATGTGCTGTTCTACTTGTAAtgcttttgttttcattgtctCAATAAACCTTGCATGATTATCTAAAGGGTATGGTGAAGACGTTTAAGACATGACCCCATTGGGTTTGTGAGAATCATAGGCTGAGAATATGCAAGACATTAAAGGCAGACTCTGATTTGTTCATAGATTCAGCTAATTATAATGCTCCAGTTAACTGTTCAGTGCTTCGCTctccaaaaataaacaaataattggGCTGATGGCAGTTTCAACACAGAATGCTTTCTGCAATATCTGAAGGAACCTCACATTTTGAAAGCTATTAATGTCAACTGACAATAGACCACtaaagttcgcctacaaaaaagctgccatctttgagatccggtatcttgTGATTCTCGTGGGGACGAAGAGGTCTGAAATGTAGACGTTTTGCTCAACCCACTTTTGTCTTTTATCTTCTAGTGGGAACTGTGATCTTCGGTATGTTGAGACAGcaaacttagatttttgctaccccagagctaacttgcaatgcaacttgccacccggatctccttatatgggcaaagatggcagcttttgtTACTTTTTGTAgacgaacttcagaggtctatagtaaagtccttttaggcaagtccctccactcggcggccatattgtaacgcttTTTTACTGGCTTTTTGGGCACTGTCTCTGTCACTATAGTCTCTGTCTATAGTTCAGGAAGATAAAAATCTGGCAAAGACAATGGTGTCATTAGACAccgtgttccaaattattatgcaaattggatttaagtgtcaaacattttttttttcaattaaactcatGGATGGTACCTAAAGTTCATGGGCATCGGAAAAAACCCAGTGAAGCGTAATCATTCCGCATCATATAGTCACGtcatgtgtgagtcagaggtcggaaactggggctagattttgctaacagagttgcccagttaggggctcgttaTCACTTTTGTcatcacgttgtagttcgtttgtagtctatgtggcctttcatgtccaacagtttgaatgtgaacttgggaatttgccgtttttgtcacttgaaagctgcatatctttctttcacaagcgtcttacactatattttaagcaaatacagttgtttatttaggattatgagtgtatgttttaacctttgttgtggcatccatgtttgtcacacattccaacGGCAAAgtacatgaacacttgctgtaggaaaaacaaagtaatcaCGGGGgtggtccttgtcattcccagGTTCCATGAATGCACTAGTATTGTGTCTCAGGGTTCTTTGATATCAATCTCAGACACCTGTGACAATTAGTTTGCCAGGTGAGCCCAATCAAaggaaaactacttaaaaaggatgttccacattattaaGCATGCCAGAGGTTTCAAGCAATATGGAAAACAAAAAGGATCTCGCTGCTGCTGAAAAGCGTGAAATTGTGCACTACCTTGGACAAGGTATGAAAACATCGGATATTTCCCAAAAACGTAAGCGTGATCATACTGTGAAGAAATTTGTCACTGATTCAGAGCACAGGTGGGTTCATGCAGACAAAGGGATAATAAGGAAGGTTTCTGCGAGACAAATTCAAAGGATTAAGAGAGCAGCTGCTAGAATGCTATTATAAAGCAGCAAACAGGTATTTGAAGCCACTGTTGCCTCTGGAGTCCCACAAACTTCAAGGTGTAGGATCCTCAAGAAGTTTGCAAGTGTGTAAACCTACTATTCAGCCACCCCTAAACATTGCTCACAGAAACGgttgcagtgggctcaggaatacatgaagacgaattttcaaacagttttgtttacAGATGAGTGCCGTGCAACCCTAGATGGTCCAGATGGATTGAGTAATGGATGGTTGGTGAATGGCCCCCAATGTCCCAACAAGGCTGAGACGTCAGCAAGGAGGTGGTGGAGTCACGTTTTTGGCTGGAATCATAGGGAGAGAGCTGGTAGGCCCCTTTGGGGTCCCTGACTGTGTGAAAATGACCTCGGCAAAGTATGTAGAGTTTCTGACTGACCACTTTCTTCCGtggtacaaaaagaagaaccgtgccttccgtagcaaaatcatctttatgcatgacaatgcaccatctcatgctgcaaagaatacctctgagtcattggctgctatgggcataaaaggagagaaacttATATTGactgtcatttgcatcaacTATTTAGGAAAATCTGTGAAATGTAATTTGGAACGCAGTGTAATGTGCGCTCAAGCCATGTCAGTATACCAATATGGGAGGCTTTTGATAAATATGGCCTAGCCTGACTAAAATCCCTGCTGATCAGCTctacaggtgcatctcaaatTGAATATCATTAAAAAGTTAATGATATTGCGCTGTGACGCAACTGGTTACAGCGCGCATACCATATTTCGGTCCATGTGCCCATGGGGACATGGGTTTGAGTCCACTCCGGGTCATTTCCAGATCCCaaaccatctctctcccactcacttcctgtcactctcttcaCTTTCCTGTCAGATTAAATGCATAAAAAGCCcccaaaacataaacataaataaaaataccGGTGATGGTGTCTTGAGCCCTTAAACTCTCAGTCTGGGCAGTGCAATGGACTTTtccactacagtatattcaatTTTTATGAGATGCATCTGTATATTAAAGGTACATTatggtttaggtatttttggtgactgtagagctccctctagagttgtgatatatttatattttactctgctgttgtaaatagctcAAGTTCTTGTGACTTATCCctcctgtacacaatgaaaatgcttttgttgtggaggtgaagggctGCCGTtgttgaagttgcatggctggttttctcggtagcgaCTCGCTACATCTATGCTATGCTAGTCACTTATTACAAATTCGTtgaccatcaaattggcttcggaAAGGTGAAAATCtggcatagtgtacctttaaaggcCCCAAAATGTTTTTAGGCCTAAACACTGCCACTTCAAATTGGCCCAAAGACTTTATATCTCTAACTAGAAAAtataatttcgaggaaattaccagtgcatgaaaatgcaaaacacactgtatatgaacataaaatgcaaaacaaacttttatttggaaacagttgtgggcagaggaaatagttgaacaggatctgtagtcttaagagagccagattgtatgcttaaagcctgagacagagtatatagtttaaaagttgaatttagatagtgtaatggatgttgatagacagaaagttgaatggatgttgataggcagattgtttaatggatgttgatggatagtttaatgggtggatgagtgaatggtttgaagaggatgaatggatagaaagttggatggaatgtgccttatatccttgtagaatggagatacacagagagttggcttagttgagcagaaagcagttgatacaggtgcaatcagtttaactgtcTTTTTGATGAGGCCTAGTTGAGCAgttggaagttgatacaggtgcaaatcaagtttttttattaatatctcaaaaggtttacaaaagtgaaaaatacattcctcaagtgtccttttcaagacctacgttacaaagttggaacaaagtttctatgttaaacggttaaagctgaattagacgcagaaatttggtgggaagaagaagacttcggataacagaacagaattttcatgcactgtaattaggcTACCAGTTTATCAAAAAAGTTTTGCTTTGGAAAATCAGCACATAGCACACAAAAATACAGACATACATTACcaacttaaaggaaaattccggtatttagcactttgagtcccttttctggtttgttttggatgaactagagcggtggacaccgaaattttgacgattggtcctgtctttttgaatcgcctttggctagtcagagtggctgcctacaggcatacTGGATATTGAAGAggttcattaggcctactgttatactattttactgtttctctgtacaaGCCAATAAGGTAAATTTGTGTACTTGACAAGTTTCGGCTACCTTGCCTCTGTAGCCTTCAACAGAGGTGTCATGTGATGTTGGTGTGACGTTGTCTGATGTTATATGGAGTTTTCCATCCCACCTGATGTGGTGGGATGGCCGTGTCCCCTGGGGTGCTCCAAGGGATGGCGCCCTCTGCTGTCTGGTGGTTTTTCATACAGCCGGGGGCGGCGCTGCAGGACTGTGTCCCAGGTGTGGGATAGTTGGTAGGCTCACCCGTGCAACCAGAATGAAAGCAACACAGGAAAAATCTGCCATTTCAGACCACTGTAAGAGGGAAAACCATCTAATGAACAGGGATGCAGCCAAGGTCATCAGAACGGAAAGCAACAAATTCCATCGATGGATCAAAGAGGCGGTTGAAATCAGGAAGCGGGCCCCAAAGACTGTAAACCGGGATGAAGGAGCCTACCAACTATCCCACACCTGGGACACAGTCCTGCAGGGCCATGTAATGGAAACATTACACATTCAATTCCAACTAAAATCTTGACTTTTTTTCCCTTACAGGAAGCAAAGAAAAT
The Alosa alosa isolate M-15738 ecotype Scorff River chromosome 21, AALO_Geno_1.1, whole genome shotgun sequence genome window above contains:
- the LOC125285974 gene encoding proteoglycan 4-like isoform X2, translating into MSKDERTSVLRTTKVRTAIKGDSSWIQRRTEAEPEGEEDKPWLAEVRANRLNGAPTETSPVSSPTTKAPASTDTTQSTKSATSGYLIRGVFKKTDTNPTSSTNGLSAPAPTSNFTKKPSEVYKKIAPHTVRPSTEPTVQTEPQLSPEEVEKRTEAASGVLQNTKAARQRSYVLSAAKKYEVEISDDEADTPQEPVSPPPAPVKRVSAPEPTPPPPTLPEPTPPPPTLPEPSPPPPTLPEPTPPPPTLPEPTPPPPTLPEPTPPPPTLPEPTPPPPTLPEPSPPPPTLPEPTPPPPTLPEPTPPPPTLPEPTPPPPTLPASVKKEFPPVVVTPKPLPQERIPEPPAEQSAETLSALSDTLISFNTEHTSPKQKQEVTPVVDLISSPVKDRITHTKPVLFEETKTVETSVVPEPIPEPSSDLHNDDLVSLAQSGDVEQVDTPPSSPPAWSQDLLGPESVPAQTKKTTGALDLLADDVIPIDTKRTSLSSTDDLLSPTETITITTKTTIITEDSSVDPFDPFPKETMPIKSPVKLFDVLNTKTSSPEPVSPPSPIPDDSMPTDALVSLADDVIPIDTNTTRLITNRDWERFDTKTESEEEEEPAASADMVSVRYERKSTDNDSPWDKWTSPTVYTTKTEESTIDADQESTSSDSEKKGIVLLKEYVDDKRDYSTHSSLYDYSRDGNMSACTYCGELVGSDAKITIEHLNISCHPTCFKCAICSSPMGDLLFSMFLHNGMVHCETCYANVI
- the LOC125285974 gene encoding proteoglycan 4-like isoform X1, which gives rise to MSKDERTSVLRTTKVRTAIKGDSSWIQRRTEAEPEGEEDKPWLAEVRANRLNGAPTETSPVSSPTTKAPASTDTTQSTKSATSGYLIRGVFKKTDTNPTSSTNGLSAPAPTSNFTKKPSEVYKKIAPHTVRPSTEPTVQTEPQLSPEEVEKRTEAASGVLQNTKAARQRSYVLSAAKKYESTSKPESPPESTTTSFVAKRVEISDDEADTPQEPVSPPPAPVKRVSAPEPTPPPPTLPEPTPPPPTLPEPSPPPPTLPEPTPPPPTLPEPTPPPPTLPEPTPPPPTLPEPTPPPPTLPEPSPPPPTLPEPTPPPPTLPEPTPPPPTLPEPTPPPPTLPASVKKEFPPVVVTPKPLPQERIPEPPAEQSAETLSALSDTLISFNTEHTSPKQKQEVTPVVDLISSPVKDRITHTKPVLFEETKTVETSVVPEPIPEPSSDLHNDDLVSLAQSGDVEQVDTPPSSPPAWSQDLLGPESVPAQTKKTTGALDLLADDVIPIDTKRTSLSSTDDLLSPTETITITTKTTIITEDSSVDPFDPFPKETMPIKSPVKLFDVLNTKTSSPEPVSPPSPIPDDSMPTDALVSLADDVIPIDTNTTRLITNRDWERFDTKTESEEEEEPAASADMVSVRYERKSTDNDSPWDKWTSPTVYTTKTEESTIDADQESTSSDSEKKGIVLLKEYVDDKRDYSTHSSLYDYSRDGNMSACTYCGELVGSDAKITIEHLNISCHPTCFKCAICSSPMGDLLFSMFLHNGMVHCETCYANVI
- the LOC125285974 gene encoding zinc finger protein 185-like isoform X3, whose translation is MSKDERTSVLRTTKVRTAIKGDSSWIQRRTEAEPEGEEDKPWLAEVRANRLNGAPTETSPVSSPTTKAPASTDTTQSTKSATSGYLIRGVFKKTDTNPTSSTNGLSAPAPTSNFTKKPSEVYKKIAPHTVRPSTEPTVQTEPQLSPEEVEKRTEAASGVLQNTKAARQRSYVLSAAKKYDVKKEFPPVVVTPKPLPQERIPEPPAEQSAETLSALSDTLISFNTEHTSPKQKQEVTPVVDLISSPVKDRITHTKPVLFEETKTVETSVVPEPIPEPSSDLHNDDLVSLAQSGDVEQVDTPPSSPPAWSQDLLGPESVPAQTKKTTGALDLLADDVIPIDTKRTSLSSTDDLLSPTETITITTKTTIITEDSSVDPFDPFPKETMPIKSPVKLFDVLNTKTSSPEPVSPPSPIPDDSMPTDALVSLADDVIPIDTNTTRLITNRDWERFDTKTESEEEEEPAASADMVSVRYERKSTDNDSPWDKWTSPTVYTTKTEESTIDADQESTSSDSEKKGIVLLKEYVDDKRDYSTHSSLYDYSRDGNMSACTYCGELVGSDAKITIEHLNISCHPTCFKCAICSSPMGDLLFSMFLHNGMVHCETCYANVI